In Dermacentor variabilis isolate Ectoservices chromosome 1, ASM5094787v1, whole genome shotgun sequence, the genomic stretch GCTGATGCCTATTTGTAATAATGCTGGAGTGGCAAGACATGTGCATAAGACAAACAATCAGCAGGTGGAATTAGCATCTGAAAGGGTTGCTTATGCTTTTAAAATTGATTCATGTATATGCACATAAAAGGCTTTCTTGTCTATTGCAGGTGTTATCCTTTCTGCCGAAAAGTCTTCAACTGTCTGCATTAAGACTGAGTAATGCAAGTAGCTGGTGACTGAAGCGCGTTTACTCTCTAATAAAATGTTGGTTTATTGCAGTGCATTCAACAGACAGATCATATATGCTACAACAAGGTTTGTTTCTCGAGCTGTGTAGCTTGAAGGGGTACCGTGTCTTTACTTTATTACACTGCATACTAACTGCATTAATAGTGCTTAACTtaatgttttcttgttttgtattttCTAGTTTTATTTTACTGTTGCCTGCAAGTTACTTCTTGGGTGAGCATATATCTACATGTGAAAATGCTTATGCATTGTTCTGTGCAATGGGTAGCTGGCTGTAGTAATGCTTGTCATTCTTGCAGGTGATTTTCATGCAGTCTTCCTATACCCCTATCTTACATCTCCTGGGTTTTGTTGGTCATTTGTTTCAAGGTTCTTGTCTTTATTTTACGCTCTTGGTGAATGTTTTGCTTGTGTGCAGGCTCAACATCAGATTTCTTTTTCAGCGCTCTTTTGGGATCATTGCTGTTAATACTCCACCCCATGATTTCATCTTTAGAAGTTGTCAACCTGAATTATATTGGCCTAGCTAAGGTAATTCAGCATCTAAAGTACTTTATGTGCATAGGTCTCTTGTTCTCTTCAGTTATTTTGTACACGCTTGAGAGCACCTTGCGTTGTTTAGTTGTACGGGCCGTATTAgattagtggctgtggcgttgagGTCATTGCTTCGATGGTTTGATCCCGGCCGCAGAGGCTGCATCTTGATGGGGGTGATAAGCGAAAATGCTTGTGTGCTTAGAtgcttatgtgcacgttaaagaatcccaactggtcaaaattattcggtGGTTGCCTtatgatgtgcctcataatctgtatggttttggcacataagactccagaatttgttttatttattgcatttgaaGTATTCCTGGCACCCACAACTTTATACTTGGAAAATGTTTTGAGCCCTCTAGATGATAGCTCAAAAGAACTGAAGCAGATGTTTCAGTGTAGATGTCTGTATTAGTTACGCCAGTGAATAATTTGGTGAAAATTTATTTCTCTGACAGTAGATATATGAGGAGGTGCTGATAAATTCAGAACTGTTCTGTTTTTCTCACAATTGAGGCTTTGTGTTAGAAAATACATTGTCTTTGCAGGTTAGGTTTGAATAAGACTGTAaacttttattttattcttctttgctctcacttttttttgtgataaaatgAAGGTATGAGTTGTAATAAACTTGAAACTAAGCTCCCTATGCATTGACAGAATTTTTCTTAGTTCAAGGGAAATCTTGCAAGCAGACAGTGCCCTTTTATATGCAGCAGTAAAAGGTGGGTGTGGGTTGTGGTTCAGACAAGCCTGCAGAATTGAAATTTTGAGGGAATGTCAATGTTGCATGGAATTGTTTTGAACAGGAAGGTATTGGTTAAATTCACATCAGAGGCCTTGAACTTGTCAAGAGCATGTTGGTTGCATAATGATTCAGGCATTTGCATGCCACCCAGCACTCTCAAATTTCTCGTAAGGTTTACAAAATCGGGTTCAATCTGTAATTTTGCAAATGATTCGTCAAATTTTACAAGAAATTAATCCTGTTGGTGAAAAAGATTTGGTCATCAGTGTCTGACCGCGTACCCTTGAAAGTCTTCTGATGGTGAAAGGACACTAGAGGTGTACCTGCTTTGAGCAAGTTCATTTACACAAATTCCTAAAGTAGAAAAATTGGCAGCAGCAACGTCGCCGAATAAGTCtcaatgtgttgcttgtcagtttGGTCAGtttcaagtttgctgctgcttatgTGCCAAGTCTACAGATAAATCATCGTTAATACAGTGCATATATATCCGACAAAGGTGTGTACCCAGggcgaatttttaaaaatatgcgTGCTCTTGTCCTCTCCTTTCCCCCTTTCTCTGTAGTGTCTGCAGGATTTTTAAGAATTTGAAAGCTCGCAGGTTGACAGGTATGCAGTTTGCATGAGTAAGGTTTGACCCTATTGTATCCCTAAATGCCTTCGTACTGACCAGATGCGTGCACTGTCGCTTCATCTGACCTCATCTGCAGTGTGCTTTAGTTATTGCTTGTATGGATCACGAACAAGCCTGTATTGGTACTTTGTGAAATGCATTAGTTGCCATTTACGATCATACATCATTACTGGATAATGTTGGGCTTGGTCACTAACCATTGGGGAAAGTTTAAGTAAGGACTGTTACAGCACTACACTGTAGCTGCATTCAAAGCACCCATCCTATTCACCGAATCTAGCACTGCAGCTGTCAACTTTTTACCAGTCTGAAAAAGCACTTGCAAAAGGTGTACATATTTCTACTTATGAAGAtgccatgactgctgcatgcctAGTCACAATTTTTCCTGGGTTTCTACACAGGTTAAAGGAGCACTGCCAAAAGGCATTCATCTTTGGGGATGTCTTGAATAAGTGGAAAGTCAGATTTCTTTAAAGCTTGTATTATCTGTACCCCTTCATTTACACTCTGAGTAAGGGTTCTTAAGGTGTTATACTACTACTGTTAATTTGAAAGTAAAATAACAATGGTAGTTTAGAATGAGCATCTCTTGCATTAAAGCTCATGAAGGAGCACCTTGAGAATGGGCTTTTGGAATCGACTTTGCTGTGTCGATCTTCCACCATGTGTGCATGGACATTTTGTTAGCCATGTCCTATGCTGCCTCTGGTAGATTCAGCATCAGATTGAGGGCGAGTTTCGTTTCTACGAAAATTATTTGTCATAATGTGGGTGCTTGACCTGTTTTGTCTGCTGTGCTGTAATGCTCAACTGTTTCATTTCATTGATGGGGTTTAATGTCCCAGTGCGGCACAGAGGCTGTGAGGCATGCTTTAGTGggtactctggattaattttgaccacctagggctTTTTTAACATGCGCTTAGTGTAAAGTCCatgagcattcttgcatttcccCATTGGAGTTCAGCCACCATGGCAGGGTATTGAATCCATGGCCTCCTGCTCGGCAACAGAATGCTGTAGTGACTAAGCTACTGCATCAGATAACACTCAACTCTGGGCATCTATATTTATTGCATATTGTGGAAGCTACAGAAAAATGATTTTCACTTGTATTTGTAAATTACCCTCCTGCAATACTAAAAGCATCATTCTTGCTGCAAGAAGACAGGTGGTGGCGGCACCTTGCATTTCCCACACCAGCTTGCCGTGACATCGGAAATTTTGATGGTGTCTGCTAGGTCCTAGTTAATTCTTTATGGATAAAAATAGactacattgtgttttaaagAAGCCAATGACTGAACATGCCAAACTTCTGGAACATTAACTGAGCTCGGCAGGGTCCAAATATGAAAAGTacttgaaatctgtgacgtcgcaTTGACATACCAGCTTTACGGTTTCAGTGCGAAAATTTGAAcaaattcattttattttctgaTAATCAACCTATCATTGTGAAATTAATGACAAtagagttctcaaacaatgctttatccGTCTAGACTTATTTGTGCTTTGCTTTAGTGGGCCTTTAAAGAAAACTGAATGACCTGACCCACGAAAACTGACCACAGATCTTGTGTTACTTAAATTAATAGTTTATTtgttattcgaaaaaaaaaatgcataccaCACACACTCAATGTTCAGAGTTGTATTTAAGTCGTGGGTACTTATCAAAATCTCTTGCGTGTTGAAACTGAAATGCTCTAGTACCCACTGTGGTagcctagtggctatggcattgcgctatTGAGCATGTGGTCATGGGTTCAATCCCGGCTGCAGCGGCCACATTACTATGGGGGTGGAGTGCAAAAACTCTTTTGTGCTGTGCattagatgcacattaaagaacaccaggtggctAAAATTCcacactacagcatgcctcataatgaaattgtggttttaaACGTAAAGCCGCagaatgttttctctttttttattttttcaattgcCGTGGGGCAATATTTGTTCTATTTTCCCCCAGGTTATTGTGTCGGCAATCTCTCTATTGTCATTTGGAGTACCTGCAGTGCCTCAAGATTACCTGTTTTGGTGAGTTACCCAGCTGAGGGCACACAAACGCAGTTCAGTCGACTTATGGTAATTCGACCTTGGTGGGCCATTCAAAACTGTTTCAACTTAAGGTCCAACTAAACTGTTCATTGAAAGCTTTAATGAAACCTAATTTATTTACTAAATCTGTCACATTATGATTGTATCATTCTGTTTTTGCAAGCAAGTTCTGCAAAAATGATCTCGCAGTGCTAATACTGTGGGATCCTGAAAATTCGAGTGGGTTCTTGAGTCTTGTCACAATCTCATGGTTTTCAATGGGAGAAAGGGGGAAGGGCGGGATCTCAGTATTTGGAGCACATTAAGGTGCAGACAGTTTATGTAAACACATTTGCTTATCATTGAAATCGGATACCCGGACATGAATTGGAAATTTCGCATTGTGCTGTTCAAAGCTACAGCAAACACAGTAGTGCATTTTCCACTCCACTCTCCAGCTGCTCCGGCAGCTTCAATACGTGCTGTAGTAGGATTTCTGTGTATTGCAAGTTGACAGGGACCATTTGATGCAAGCATGGTAGTGAACCAACAGCTCCAATCGCATTtgagtttattgtttctttgcaCATTGCTGGCATTCTAGTCATTTCAATCATGACTATTCACATTTTAACCACGAGTAACGATTTTCTGCATTTACAGACATGCTGTCCCATTTAATGTGGCTTGTGCGACACTACTGGTATGGtcatgtatacagggtgtctcagctaacatCAGCCAGAgtgtaaaaatatgcaaataccacgtagctggactgaagaaaggtaatgttgtttgctgtcacaTGGAGATactcaaaaaatttttttcttctgcctaattagataatcagccttaatcaacttctcaaatattataattagatatgTGAGATATGTGAAACTCCTGATGCATCTTTCTGTTCCTCATTatgtgctacataagtgtttttcccagcgtgaaagaagcccacaaatacatgcaaagtgccttaAGCGGCCAGTTGcatggcaattttgcgtgcatttacggcctttcatgcttggaaaaacacttctattTAGCATGTagggagcaacagaaagctgtatcgggagtttttcatgtcgcggTACAATTTTCCCATTTactcttttcatctaattataatatttgagaagttgattatctaattaggtggaatgaaaaaaaatagctagagtatctccaagcgacggcaaacaacattagctttgttctgttcagctacgtggcatttgcatattttaaaactctggctaaagttagctaggacGCCCTGTATATGGTATGTTGTCAACACAAGATTCCAGTAAAAATGCCCCTTTCATGCATGTCAGTATCGATTGGCACAAACTATGGTCTGCATCACCACGTGCTTCGCTGCTTCCTGTAGTCGTTTCTGTGCCAAACATTTGATTTCTTTTAGGGCAGATTCCATCCACGACATTTCGGCCATTACGTGGGGGAAAAACGTTTCCTACTTGTTTGGTCAAGCATGTGTATTGCGATTGCCAAGTATAGTAACGCCGTTCGTATCACAGCATATTTTGTTAGATTGTGCTATGGTTTATTGCAACCAACTTTGAGTTTCCTCATAGTTTGGATTAGCAAGATTCCACTGGATGCATAGCAAAACGTGATCAGCTTTGTCTGCGTGTGCAAAGAACTATTCTATGTTGCGAAGTTCTGCTTGCACTTCAGCCGCAGTCTGAAGGCGTCACCCTTACGTGCAAGTCAATGACTTGTGTGCTTTTACCTCATTGTCAGTGTTTACATACTCTGCCTGGAACTGGCTCGATTTCAACACATGACAATGCAAACAAGCTGTGCATGTCGACACATGATGCTGTGAAATAGCCATGATAGAGTGCGTAagtgtgactgaacgaggacatagaaagaagcagatacacagagacagagccatctctgtgtatctgtttctttctgcgtcctcgttcagtcgtgtttacacactctatcatggattcaagccaacgtgttttaaccaatgTGAAATAGCACCAtctgaaaaactttattattgTTGGCACGACGCCATTATCCcaccgcacccgccgtggttgctcagtggctatggtgttgggctgctgagcacgaggtcgcgggatcgaatcccggccacggcggccgcatttcgatgggggcgaaatgcgaaaacacccgtgtgcttagatttaggtgcaagttaaagaaccctaggtggtcgaaatttccggagtcctccactacggcgtgcctcataatcagaaagtggttttggcacgtaaaaccgcttaatttaattttttaattatcCCACCAGTTTGAGTATGAGCACTTATGGTGTAAATGGTAGTGCTTGTTGTCTAACTGTAGACAATATGCTCTAGTTCAAAGGGGCTGATGTTTTACATTTCAGGTTTAAAATGCGAGCCTTTCTGCTGTAGGAAACCACTGGGTATCTATCCTTCAGGACTTTTTTCCTATAGTCAAACTAAAGGGGAAGGCATATTTAACCAATGTAAAATTAGCAAAAGTCGACTATGCCTAGTATGATATATAGGATTGGATATCTTGAGGGTGTAGGAGGGTGTGTATAGTATTGCACGATTATGACTGTCATAATCTGAGAAGTGGCTGTGCTTTCATAGTCACCTGGTAAACATACAAAATATGTCTAAGGCGAgaactgcctctttttttttttaatcctcacAGGACAGTACTGTCACTTCTTGCTGGCATGTTTGTCCCAAAAGCCATGGCTTCAGATGCTGATAGATGTGTCCTCTCCAACATTCGACAGTCAATGCAGCATGTCTGATTGGCATGTTCATGTGTTGTTACCTGCATATTAATTTTGCACCCAGTACTTAGAAGAAAAATCTCATGCATATAAAGGGCACTTTGCTTGAACTTTTTGGCTATAAGCATATGAGTTTCGTAACAATGTGCAAAATCagactaaatattttttttaaacattgaaTTCATTAAATTCATTGCACTTATTGCCATATTTAATTAGCAAGTATTAGGCTCTATGGTGCCATATTTGCTTAATTAAATGTTTTTGACGAAGCTTTTATATGTTGTAAGAAACAGATTTCACGATGGTtattttcatttatcatttttttaattcTCCTCCATTGGCTTGCACACTTCTGTGTTGGCACTATCAGCGAAATTAGCACTCAGTGCAATATCTGATGAAAATAGAAACAAAGAAGAATCATTAGGAAATACAGCCGTAAGCTGGCTCTCTGTTGCTGTTGCTCTGATATATGTTATGAGAAAAGTTGTCTTACGGCACAGTGTTTTGTGTAAGTGACGTTGCGCTAGAGCGTATTTGGAGCAGCTCATTTGTGATTGAGTAGACAGCTATTGTCACTATTTTTAACATAGTGTATAAAACGAGTGCCAAGCAAGTGTACTAGTTTGTGTCTTTTATTGTTGGTTCCTTAAAGGGTCACAAAAGAGAACTTCTCTTTGTAGACAGATTTTACAAGTGAGCACTATTGGTAAGACAGAAAGGATGCAAAAAGTTCAAGATTGCTAGTGACGCCATCTTAATATTTCTGCATTTGCACCccatgacgtcatagatttttgGCAGTGTCTACCCTGAGCCTAGTctatcaacaacaaaaaaaaaagttgtgttgCACTTGAATGTATGCTGGGGGGACTCGGTGGGCAACATCATTTGTGGCCTCATTTTCTGCACAAAAAGGTTCAAATTATACCACTTGCTTCAAATGGGATGAGCAAAAATTTTTAAGTACAGTGCAGGGAATATAATTATGTCATAGTTTCAGGAACGCTTTATTAGCAGGGTGGATGACTGTCACATGCGCACTTTCAACTGCAGTTGAAACCAAATACTGTTAAAATCTGTGAGCCTTAAGGCTCCTTTGTACAAACTTGTACAAGCTTTGTACAAGCCAGTGGTGCTTGCAGACTTCAGTTGTCTTGAGTTTGAATGCTCTTTGGAAACGTGTGTGACCAGAATATTGTGTACTACTATTAATAATTCAATTTCATATTTTTGGGCAGATGTTCTAATTGCGGAATTGAAGCCTGTCAGAGCTCGAAGCATGTCCACTTTGTAGGGAGTGTGAGATCAGCACTATCAGGTCGTTACTCCTCAAACTGTGAGAAAGTAGTTTAGTGTTCCAGTTAGTGCTGTCCCAGATTGCTTTTTGTGAAACTGTTAACTGGAACACTAATGCTGCAACACCACCCCCAATCCCCATAGATTTGGAAATGAAGACTGAAACTTGTGCTAGTCACAGGATTCCTATTAAAGGGACAGAAGACCACTcggaacatgaatcgagataattTCGCAGATGGATTGATCCCCTATCATAGTGGCTAAAAtgagccatgtttttctcattaaacatggatttatatttttaattcgtCATTCAAAGTCTCAAAACATGACCTTTGGTGCCCCATGCAGCAAAAACGTGAAGCTGAATAAGAGGTCCACCATGTGGCCTTCTGCTAGTGTACACGATTCCTGGTCTCTTCATCAGTATTAAAATGCActatactttttattattataagtttttcctgacttacaatgtgcCGATAAGCCTTTGTTTTCAGTGAGTTGACTTGGCTCTTCTATCGACAGAACAACAAAGatgggggccagccagccatgacgtaggcgtgt encodes the following:
- the LOC142563100 gene encoding uncharacterized protein LOC142563100 isoform X5, whose translation is MLRQSTTVVVAFYIVLFSSTFITNKYVLTVERFAYPAIFQCWQVLVAAVGFVIAASCWKWKWHMQCMILTLQYIWKTIPYYTLSIYAGSRALTVLPLSIFLGIHNSLLLVHCGLDLDLGKQSIFFSTNPKDLVAFTSVAVSSIMLVTTVPRVLSFLPKSLQLSALRLMHSTDRSYMLQQGLFLELCSLKGFILLLPASYFLGDFHAVFLYPYLTSPGFCWSFVSSALLGSLLLILHPMISSLEVVNLNYIGLAKVIVSAISLLSFGVPAVPQDYLFWTVLSLLAGMFVPKAMASDADRCVLSNIRQSMQHV